A window of Hydrogenophilus thermoluteolus genomic DNA:
GATAAGGTCATTTTCGCTGGGGGGGTTGCATTCGGGGGTGTCGGGGCTGCCTGGCGTGCCGAGGTTGTAGCCACCTGCGGTCGCTGCATCCCTATTGGCGCGCATGGCATCGAGCATAAGATAAGCCAACATTGTCGCCTGGCTGCGCTGTAAGGCGCTTTGGTTAGCTTTGAGGGCGTTGGCTTGCAACGCTGCCACGCCCAAAAGGCCGATGGCCAGCACCAGGACGGCGATCAAAACTTCAATTAGGCCCAAACCGCGCTGTCGTTTCATGAGGTATAACAACTGGCAATATCGCCTGAGTCGTTTTCGGGAATGCCGTTGCCGTTCCTATCGCTACCCAGCCTGGGGCGCAGGCGGGTGATAACGATAGCTCTAGCGCCTACGGTTTGATTTTGGTAGCACACAGCGAAAGTGCCCATGTTGTTGGCTGTGCCCCTGGGGTCGTAGCGCAAATAGTTGCTGAAGTTGTTGTTAGGCCTTAAGGTGTAGCCTTCAGGCAATCCCGGCCAAACGCGC
This region includes:
- the pilV gene encoding type IV pilus modification protein PilV; translated protein: MKRQRGLGLIEVLIAVLVLAIGLLGVAALQANALKANQSALQRSQATMLAYLMLDAMRANRDAATAGGYNLGTPGSPDTPECNPPSENDLITRDQAYWLGKLKENLGNSACGLIACTATSCTVKVFWDDSRAGGSTTQIIEVTSQL